The Bactrocera dorsalis isolate Fly_Bdor chromosome 2, ASM2337382v1, whole genome shotgun sequence region TTGAGTTAAATACATTTATCCGCAATATTTGTAGAGCTTGTTCGCAATACTTATTATGTCTTCTTCAAACAACGATAATGGAAATCTTATGGACGAGTTTGAGGAAGCTTTCCAAGCATGTCTTTTATCACTAACGAAGCCAGAACCCAACACAGGCACTAATAAGGATGAAATCGAGTTAGAAGTTCAAAAAACGACAAATCGGTTTATTGATGTTGCACGGCAGATGGAggcattttttcttcaaaaacgtTTCCTTGTTTCAACATTAAAGCCAGATATGTTAATAAAAGACGAAAATCAGGACTTGCGTAATGAAATTGCACGTAAAGAGCAACTTCTGAATAAACACTACAGTCGTTTAGAGGAATGGAAAGCTTGTTTGTCTGATATACAAGCTAACCAAGGTGCACACAATAGACCTATAGGAGGAATAGGCGGTGCAGTTGCTGCCATTGGCGATTCATCGAGTGCAGGTACAACAGGGATACCTGGAATTACAGGTCCTGGAAGTTTGAATATTTCACAAGTTTCAAATAGATCTGGTTCTGTAGGAATGCTTGGTAATGTACCAGCATACGGCGTGCCTAGACGATTTTAATATTAAAGTCTACCTAAGTAtctttaaaatatgtaatgttaaaattttaataatacccaatatatttaattaaactttctTCAAAAACGAACAAAGAGTTTTAGTCTAAAAATAGAACTgaagtaataaaattataactgtTCAAAATCTGCCTGGTTTTGTTACTATTTAATGTTTACTAGAACTACGATTGTTTTGAACGTAAACTTCTTATCAAAAGAGTAATTGCTCGtacattatatgtattttagcAATTATGTCAATTACTAATTAATTGTTTCTTACATTTATAATAGTGTATtgaacatacaaatttttttgtaagatttttttcttcatttttcacaATCTACTCATAAAACAGAATTCGTTATAATAGAGCTCTCTTTAAGAGTTACTGTTACCACAGTTCTGCGATGTAGCTGATGACTTGTCCTCGCTCTGATTTGAATTGCTTGCAGAAGTCGCTGAATGTGATGATAAGGAAACCActttcatattttgtaatgttttcaGGTTTAATGTATTCCCCTGAAAGTTAGGCGAAAGAAATATTTGCCCACCTCCCTGTACAGCCAAAACCACACGTCCAGGATTAGATGTTTTCACGCCCTGATTATTTTCGATACTTGATTTACTAAAACAGTCTCAAATGCTTATTAAAAAGTACCTGTTGAGATGAATTTTTAACAGTAACCAGCTGAGTCTGCGACTGTGTAGATACGGGCTGCATATGATGGGTCATTGGAACCGATTGTTGTGACTGTTGTAAACGTATTGTCTGCCCGCCAGAGCCAAGCATCACAGTCTTTGGTAAGTTAATTGCAGTCGCATTGTTGGATGTCTCACTACCGTTACTTAAAGGCGAGCTTCCGGTAATTAGATTACCAACCGGTAGGCTTGCTATACGTTGTTGAATCGCTGTTCCACTTGAACCTACAGTTTTCACTGCCGTTTGCATTTGTTGAACCCGTAAAATCTGGTTTCCCATTATAACAGTTTGCATTTGAGACCCTTGCTGAGTAGGAACAACACCACTATTACTACTAGTGTTTGTGGACGTTAAATTAACAatcttattttgttgttgcagctgtaaAAGATTACATTTTGTATTTACCAAGCATAGAAACGTTTACTTTTTTAGGTATAAACTCACGTTTCGCTGTAATTTTAACGTTTGCCCACCAATTACCACACCACCGGaatgtagttgttgtaattgAGCCGAGCTTCCAACATTTTTAGCTATAGTCGTAGATGGCTTTGCAGCAAAAACGACTTGTTTCCCTTGTAAGCTTGTAAcattaaaactatttgaaacACCTCCAATATTAGACGTACTTTTAATTACACGTATACTGCCTCCTGTGGTCGCAGTAGTAGATGAATTTGTAGTCACTCCAGCTTTACCGAGTACTTTGGTTATCTGAGGAGTAGTCAATTGTCCACCAGTCGACATAAAGATGCGTCCAGTACCTCCGCTTACGagtgtagtttttgttgtactcaCGCTATCTGATGTTTGCGATGTGGTGGGACGATGTGTGTTTACATTTCTTGCCTGCGATACAACGGTATATGAAGTTGTATTACCTGTTGATGTCAATAGGTGGGGCTGTTGTTGATGTGAAACGCTGGCTGAATGAACGTTTTTAACAATAGCACCCACACCACTACTGTGGTTTGTTTTCAACGAAACATTGCTACTTTGTTTTTGGAGCAAACTCTCCAGTGATATTATTTGGCCGGTAGAAGTTGTAAGAATTCGAGTTCCGCTCGCTGTTGTACCTACGGGAGTGTCATTTCCAGCTATTGCCATagcttgctgctgctgctgagaCTGAGAATTCGTGGAGCTGACCTTTAAAACACGTGGGAGGCTTTGGGCCTGAGGAAGCATCACAGCTAGAGATTTATTGCTTGCTTGTTGTCCAACTGCACTGTCGCTATTCGCTACCGAGGGTACTACCGCCAAGGTTTGAGCGCGCGAAACGATTTGATTTATTTGTGATTGTGCCTGTGGATTAGATGAATCACTGGGAACCACTTGCACGGACTTCAATTGAATGTTTTGCTGTTGCTTTAAGTTCTGTAGAAGGGCTCTCTGTTGTTGAGAAGTAagatttgttgtatttatagtATGCACTTTCTCAGCTACTGGCGTTGAAGAGGTTTGTGATCCAACAGAAGCTGCATCTTTAACGACGGATTTGTGAACAACTCCTACGTTTGATGTTTGATGCATAAAGACCTTTTTACCTATTGTTTGCGTAGTTAGACCACCAGATTGGGCAACAACTGTacaattttctgaaaaaaaaattaactataaatgttaacaaatacaaaaaatctattaaattacttaaaagtGTGGACTTGTCGATCACACGATGTTGCTGACTTGTAACAGGCGTTGAAGGAGACGATTTCTTCACAACTATCTGCTGATTTTGCTTGTGTTGTAAAGTTGCAAATGTATGTGGAGACATTTTTATAAGCGTAGAACCGCCAGCAGCAGATACCACCGATGATACCCCAAATGTTTGCGTCCCACTATTACTACTCATAAGCGATATATTACCAAATGATTTACTTTGCTGCGTCTGTGCCCGCATTGTTCCCATCCCACTACCCCCTGTCACAACACGGTGACCGATAACATGGACGGGAGGTTTCCTGGAAGTAACAACCGATCCAGCAGGTGCAGATTGCAAAATCGATTTTACTCCACTGCCACTGATGCTTGGCACAAttcgaataatattttttccatgcgatttgttttgttgtaccTGTTCTGGTGACAAACTTCCCACATTAGAAACCAACTTTGTATTATCCATGTAAATGGTTGTAGAACCACCCGTGGAAATTGATGATAGTGGTAAAGTTCGCACATTTGTTTCTTTGGTGATAATATTTTGAACTTCAACGTCAGTAGCATTCGAAATAGAATTTGACATGCTGATCGGAATGATGAAACCTTGTGTAggcttctgttgttgttgcgcgtaAACAATGTTTTGTTGCTTAAGCACTTGGTGTGAAGAGGATTTGGGTTGCGATGTCCCGCTTAATGTAGACTGACCCTTCACTTGATTTATAATGATAGGTTTATTTAAAGCCACTTTTTTTCCACTGAAAGTAGCGCTAAGAGATGGAGATTTCTGTGATGCTATTGAAACAGATGTGCCTGTGGATGGTGTCACAACTGTAGCGCTGGAAACGTGTACAGTTTGAATACCAGATGGCGTAGCAACAATGATTGGGGTAGAGTTAACATTTCCCGTTGTTATCGTCGGTAAGTTAGACTTGATTGGTGACATAGTTAAATTTAACTGTTTGTTGACCTTACTTTCTTCTGAAACCACTTCatttattgttgcattttttgttaAGATTGTCATTCGCTGTTGAATCCTTTGGTGTTGTGGTATTTGTGTATCAATACCAGTAGTGTTATTGATTTGCCGATGCTCTTGATGCCGTTGCGATTGTGATTGGACAGCCGTTTTAAGTAAAGATTTCTGCTGTTGGTGCGGTATGTTGTACTTTAATGGCGGGACAGGGAGCGAACGATTCCCTGATGGTTTAGTGATAACGAGTGgtattttttgttgctcaaTGGCACTTTGACTACTTACAATGATGGGATTTGCTGGTACTAATGCAGGCATTGAAAAAGCTGCGCTAATTTTTGTAGTGGTGTTTGCTGTGCTCACTGTTCCAACATTAACCTCATCCTCACATGTAATTAAAACAGAATTCGGATCATTGATTTCTGAAGTTGCTTTGGTTAATGCGACCTTTGCCTTAGATTTACGATGTGCAACTTTTTTGGATTTCCCTACACCCTGACTTTGCTGATGTATTCGTTCGAAATCATCTTCGTTCCGATTTCGGTGGAGATAGATCCAAATTTTACGCTTTGGATCATAACGCACACATGGATCATGTTCTGTGTGCATACGATCTAATGCTCCACTCACCGTTGTTTGTAGTACATTTTCCCCTTCTTTTAAGTTTATATATTGCGAGCTCTTAAGCAATTCGGCTATATCGGCCCGAGTTCCTTCCCCATTCGGTAAACGTGCAGTTGCATCACGAACTAATGTTAAAATGGTGACAAAGTTTGGACGATTTCCAACCATCATACTATGTCCACGAGCCTTAGTTAAAGCATACATTTGTGTGTATATTCCTTTTACTGGACCGACTACACTTTCGTAACCATGCATATGGTAAGTGTAAGCACGGTGCGGTTGCTCAAAACGTTCACGTTCCTGTCGTTGAAACTCCACAATTTCCTCTGGTGTAGCCGCGCAAACCGTCCATGTCGTAGGACAGCGTGGTGGAGGTGGTGGGGATATACCACCATCGAATGATACTGGAGCATCGTCTATTTCGTTCGAGTTGTAAGtgttattattagtttttatattatttgaagatTCCTTTCCATCATCCGTAATTACTTGGCAAGCAGCACTCGGCATTCTATCCGAAATTTCACGACGTTGCAACCAATAAAGACACAACTTAGAGAGACGGGTGTCAGAGTCACGACCTGCTCCTATccactgaaaaatattttgttgggatTTGAATTCTAAGTATGGAACGTATTCGTCTGGTTGGTCGGAGAAATCTCCAGCCAAAAAATTTATAGCAGATGTTAATAATGCTGACCAGTTATCAGACTGAGCATACCAATCGTTTAAAGCAGTTATAGGATTCCGTGACCAGATATCGATTCTCATACGCAGTTCATTGTATGGCATTCGGTGATGGGGTGTTGCGCAAAACAAATCACGTATAAGCGAAAAGAAGCAAGCATGAGTCTCCTGTATTAATTCAGATGATTCAAGGGTCGTTGGAACAAGACTTTTTGTCGGTGAAACCAAGGGTTGCGTTTGTCGTCTTATTGGAGTTACTAATGCTCCAGTTGCCGATGAAATATTGGATGCATTGTAGTTTAATTGAGAATTCGATCGAGCCTTTTCTTTGAGAGGTGTTTTGTTCACCTTTGCAAATATAGACTCTAGCTTTGGTATATTTTGTTCAGCTAAAGTACTTTGACAACTATTTTCTACCAATGGATATTTACCCTGTAAATCGACATTACTGCCGTCTACTTTGTGAGGCGTTTGCAATAGTTTCTGTGGGGGTACTTCAGTTTGTTCAATCGTAGGTAGGACAACTTCATTGGAAATTACGAAACTTGGTAAAGCTTCATCGCAGTTACCGTAGGTTTCAACTTCTTCTTGTTGAAGTTCCACTTCACCATCTAGTATGTTAAATGGTGCACCATCTTCAGGAAGAAACGGATGCTGTAAGGTTCCATTTGAATGTTCAGATAAACGTTGTTGAAAATGTTCAACCTGttgttcttttacattttttgaaccTCCCTCAATCGATAGAATATCTAATTTGACCTCATTTTCGTTCTTTCCATATGTGTCAGAATATTGATCACTGGCCGTAATTGGGACTAATGCTGGAGGATCCGTATAAGATACCGGTTTAGGTTTAGTTTTCCTTCCGATAATTTTACCCACAccgaaaaattgtttaaaattccCACCCATTTGTGCCCTTGCACATACATCTCGCAACCGTATATCGGAAGTTTCAAAGTCTGGTAAAGTctagaaaattcaaaattttatcagaaattaggcatacatatgtaaatatataattaaataaataccgGCTCTGTAATTTTCCGCCGCTTGTGCTCTCGTATATACGATCGGAAATTTCTATTTGATAATCTAGATTGTTGTGTATTCTGATCGGTGCGTATCACATCTTCGTCAGCAAAATTTTTTCGTCTTTTAAATAATGTACTGAAAATCAAACGGTCAGTACCAGAGGCAGGTAATTTCAATACAGATGATATTTcagatttcaaatttaaatggCTTTCCTCAGTGACAGTTTCGACGGAGGAAACATCCGCCTCGTCAGCACTTAGCTCATTAGGTTTAATGCCCAACTGATCTGTGATATTATCCAATTCTTTTCTAAAACGTTTTCGACAACGCACAGTACAAAGTTTTGTATCAGcatgaaaaatgttttgttcGCGCTTTGTTGCACGTTCTGTCCGTAGTTTGCTGCTTGGGGCAGATTTGTAAGCAATTTGCAAAAGGCGTTCACGAGACAAAAACAATTCTTTAGCAAGTTGACTAAGACGTTCACATCTTTGAAAACGCTGTTCACGTCGTCGTGATTTAGCAATGCTTTGGCGTAGCCGCACAACGTCAGGCCTAAAATTTCCACTTTCCAATTCCTGTTGCAAGTCAAAAAGAGGGGAGTGCCCAAATCGCGTTAAGCCACCATTAAAAAGCATAGATAAAGTACGCTGCATCTCCACGGATATCTCTGGAGGAGTAAGAATCTTGGTGAAATCTGGTAAATGCTTTTCCAAACTTGCTCGAATCGCTTCAGGTATATTATTCCATGTGTCTACTGAGAAAAATTCATGAAAGATTTTCATACTTTCACACAAACCCCGCGGCAAACGTAAcaattcatttcttattttagCGAGCTCCAGTGTATCTAATTGCAAATCATTTACGTCTGAATTAGAAGTTGAAGAGCTTATACTAGAACCGCTACTAGAATTCGTATCGCTGTCTTCGAGTGCACCACCAGAAGCACTCATCTCTGAATCGGACATTGTATTGCTCATATCCTGATTTATCAGTTGCGCCATTATCACAAtacctttttaatttaatatcgtTTCGTCAGAGTCTTGTTTATTTCACTGTAACGtacaaatattacaaacaaGAGTTGTCAATTAATTTCTCTATACCAAGAAGGGGAAACAAAACTTTCAATGAATGCAAAAGTTCTTGCATCATCGTTTGCTTTTTCCCCGCAAGAATGGgttcattatttatattttcactttataGGGGCACAATACTTTtatctaaaattattaaatctcACTTCCTATCAACTTCAAAACCTCACCTATTGCAAAAAATCTAACAATTACCCACGTTTTCGATCCTGACGCTCACTGAATTTTACTTTGGCTCAATTATGTCTACGTCGATGTTGCGTTACGAGCAATGCGGTTCCctcattacaaattttttcctcatctgaacattttttcagtttttcaatttattatttttcggaCACAGCCTCTCATTTCGTCTAATATTCTAATTCCACAGTGTATTGAACATACCATGAATTGTCACTTGATTGTCAACTATGGTACATTCAATCTCTCTTAAATGCCCATTTAGCGTATTCACAGTTCGATTATAGTTACCTTTCATGAACACAGCCGATACAGATTCAAATGAGTCTTATAAGTCACCTACAGGTAAAATCATCGGTTAATTTCCCAACAGCGCTTCCTGAGACTTACCATgttaaatacaagtatgtatgttagTTTCTATGAGTTTTTTAAGGAGAATGGACAAAACTACCCGAAACTCTTGTGTACGAGTGAGTGTTCATTCATTTGCTAGACAAAGATCGTATGAGTTGCACTGTCTTCTCTATATCTGTCAATGTGGTGAAATTTCGGTAGCCGTGACTAGCTGGGAACCAAAGaactaaatgaaaatacataagCTGAAACTACATAACATACGACAACGTAGTTATATGTAACCCTGAATGATTCAATAATAATGTTAGATAATAATTGATATTAtctattatttttcttatctGATAGATAGCTGCTAACCAGACATTAAGGAAAAGGTCctaaatgtatagtatataataacatatatagttataacgattcgaaaacatagcattgataattgtaattgtgtaaactcatttttgtatgtaatccaacaacattttttttaaacaagtgtaaaaatttataattttatgactttacgatgctttatgacaGGTTGTAAGTACCCCAATAGTGTTTTCAGACACGGAAACTTCGGAAGCAGCAATGTGTGGTTTGTTGGTGAAAGGCGCGGAGAGACACATGCTTATGCAATACGCAGAGATATTGATATAGCAGCTAGTTCTTGAAATGAGGaagtatgaaataaaatttttttaaataaaatacgagTATGAATCCTTACGCGAATTCCCGCCTAAAGAAAATTTCTCAACAATACGCAACAAAAGTTTTCGTGTCTGAACACAATTGTTCTGATTCACCCAACAATGTTTCAATGTTATCGATTAACAGGTGAAGAATGCAACGATTTATTCGAAAATCGCttgtaattcaaaattaattctGGTAAATTCGTTCATTTGTTTTCTCATTTTTGTTAAGTTGACTCCTTtatagtaagaaaaaattaaaacagagTTTTTAAGAtctcattttattataaattcattttataaccCGGTAAGCTCATATAATAGcatgtattttgtatttaaaaattaatcgaATTTTAATCTTCTCAAGCCCCGAACAGCACTGATATgttttgatatatatatttgacaTTTACTTTGAAAATCGTAAACtgttcaatttcaataaaagttataaaaaacgtaaagaaccaaaaaatattcttattgaTGTGATTGTGAATAATTGATTTTATACGACACGCGAACGCTCATCTGGCAGTATACTCACGAAACACATCTTTGCGTTGATCTATGTATACCTGCAAAGTTAAAAATTCCGATTTTTAGCGGCGTTTGACTATTTGTGTTTTCTAAGAAGGGATTGCAGAAAAATCCTTGCAAAAACGTAAAagataaaaccaaattttttttcattatgcattcaacttaattaaaatatgtgagacgcgtattttttttatttacttcggttgtattgaaaatttaattatttacaaaaaaatatttgcctgGTGTAATATGCACATACCGTATATCTAGGTgcgtttaaaacattttatatcaAACAGATTTGTACTGctttacaatttaataagtGATGTTTAAGGGCAAGTTCCATTCTCTCACGAATGGTGTAGATTTCCTTTTGCTTGAGTTTGATAAATCTTTGTGTACATTATAAAATAGATCCAGAAAAAGCAAGACGATTtgatataatgaaaaaatacaggtcgtttttaaattgaatttatatagACTTCAAACATAATTctgcatatgtattaatataataaatatgctttttttttgcagataCAGTTGTTTCCTAATTGAAAAGGCTAATGTTTTCGTTTACGTTATAGAACTGATCACTGCTGGTGAATAATTGTTTCCATAACAGGAACtgcgtagttttttttttgtaaaattgcatCTATGGGACAAGAAAAGTATACGGATTCTGATGCAAATTCAGCGGAAGACTGTAATAATCATAGCTCAACGGCCAATAATAAAGTTAACTTCAAATTTGACCCAAAAAATAAGGACAAAAATGAATCTGAATCCCAGAACGAAAGAAGCAAAAAAGCTCGTTTATCGAACATAATATCTTTAAATAAGAGTTCGGAACAAGTATCAGCCCTGCAAAATTCTGGAAATGAATTTAAAGTGCGTGTTGTACCATTAGAAAAACTATTGGAAAAACCAATagtgaataaaattaaagaaaataagaaactgATATCCGAAACCCAGTCTAGGCGTTTACCCGACCGTAAGAATAGGAATAATTGTACTCTTATAGAGTTAAGTGACAGTGAGGAAGACCAAGaaaaagaaacatcaaatccacaaaaaattaaatcggTTTCGGCAAAATCAGACGAATTGGCTCAACACGAAAAATCACATCCTTTAGAGGGAGCGCTGCCCCGCATAAGGCAGTGCACTGTTCGCATAAAACGAACcatttttccaacttcttcaaGCCTTTTAAGCCAAAAATTGACTATTACTAAAGTCAACGGTGGAGataattctataaaaaataataaggattCTTTCCACGAAAAAAGGTCACCAGCATCAAGTAGAAAATTAGTTATGAATTCTGATTCAGATGAATCAGACTCAGCTACATATGAGAACGTTAACAACTTTGACGATCAATCTGAAGTGGAGTCGGATGGCAAAAGTAGTGACAGTGAAGTGATACCAGCACGCAAAAAGagagtttttaataaaagaaagaaaagtagTGATGATGATTCCGACTTCACACCACAGCCAGTTCCCAAAAAACGCGGACGCCTCCGTCGTGGTAAGGAAAGCAGTGATGAGGATGATAGCGATGTTAAGCGGAAGGGAAAGGTCAAAAAGGGTGCTAAATCAGATGAGGAAGATGCtgatgagaaaaataaaaataaacgcaAACATATccgcaaaattataaaaaccaagGATCTAGACATTACCACAAAAAATGCAACTAAAGAGGAAGAGGAGCGACGCAAACGTATAGAGGAACGTCAAAAGTTGTACAATCAAATTTACGAAAAGCCGGAAAATGTTGAGGTCACTGAATTGGTGCTGGACTTTGACGAGGAAACTAAAAAACCTTTGCTAGAAGTTGATAGaggtattttaaaaaaattaaaacctcATCAAGTAGCTGGTGTGAAATTTATGTGGGATGCTTGCTTCGAAACAATGAAGGAAGCAGAAGATAATGCTGGTTCCGGTTGCATTTTGGCTCATTGCATGGGTTTAGGAAAGACCTTACAAATAGTAACCCTGTCCCACACTTTATTAGTAAATTCAAGACGAACCGGAGTAGAACGCGTTTTAATAATAACTCCTTTGAGTACCCTCAATAATTGGGCACGTGAATTTCATCACTGGATTGCATTTGCTAATAAACGTAATGTGGAAGTATATGACATGTCCAAGTACAAGGACAAGCCAACCAGAATTTTCAAACTAAACGAATGGTTCGAAGAGGGTGGAGCATGCGTTATAGGCTACGATATGTATCGTATATTGGCTAACGAAAAGGCAAAAGGTTTACGAAAGAAACAACGTGAAATATTGCAGCAAACGCTAGTAGACCCAGGTCCAGATTTAGTTGTTTGTGATGAAGGTCACTTACTTAAAAATGAGAAAACCTCCATTAGTAAAGCTGTTACTAAAATGCGAACTAAAAGACGAATTGTTCTAACTGGTACACCACTTCAGAACAATCTTAAAGAATGTAAGTATGgattttgaatgttttttcttatttatattttaatacattataAATCTGTTATGACTTTAAATAGCCTGATTCCGAGTGACCGACAATGATTTATTTATagagtattttattgttaacgGATACAGGAATAAAATCAGTATACAAAATGCGATTTATATCAGTTAAACTCATTCcacttttcataatttaatatatatactacTTCATATCAGACAAAAAATGGTAAtactgtatataatttttaattttatggaataaaactcataaatttattaatatttctggtaacaaactttaaaataatgtttaaacgccacttttttataactaaaatggattacaataatatttttctcgAATGTGAAGAGATAAGTCTACAATTTCACTTCTTTAATATTGCGTTCATACacaatttaattacattaataaTTGGTTGTAAATGATTCATAAGTTTACCAAGTTTCATTTCGTCCTTAAATATAATAAGAATACATTATTATGTTTGTATAATCGaataaatacaacaattttccttcctttaaatattttacagatTATTGCATGATTCAATTTATCAAACCGAACCTTCTTGGCACATATAAGGAGTATTTAAATCGGTTTGTGAATCCTATAACCAATGGTCAATACACAGATTCCACTGAGCGAGATATTCGTCTTATGAAGCATCGATCCCACATTTTGCACAAAATGTTGGAAGGATGCATTCAGAGACGTGATTATTCGGTGCTGGCACCATATTTACCGCCAAAGCACGAATATACTGTTTATACAACTCTCTCTGATCTGCAACAGCAGCTTTACGAATATTACATGACGACTCAGCGCGACCTTAGTGGCTCTGATATTAGCGGAAAGGGAGCACGTTTATTTCAAGATTTTCAGGATTTGCGTCGAATATGGACTCATCCGATGAATTTACGAATGAATAGTGATACGGTTATTCGTAAACGACAGCAGGCTAATGACTCGGACTCAATGGAGGATTTtattgatgatgatgatgatgatgctgaGAGTGACACCGGTTCAGAAACGTCTGTGGATTCATCAAAATCATTCGCCAGCGGCGGTGGTGGTAGTGGAACTGGTGGTGTACAAAGTAGAAGTAAATCTGTCCGTTCATCCGGTCGTAAGCAAATAGATAAAGATAGTGATATTGAAGAATTGGAACCGCCACAACCAGAAGCTGATCCATCAGAATGGTGGAAACGTTTTGTGGAGGAAAAGGAGTTGAACAATATAAATCATTCCCCGAAACTGGTGATACTGATGAACTTGCTACAAGAATGTGAGGTTATTGGTGACAAACTTCTGGTGTTTTCGCAATCCTTACAATCTATCGATGTAATCGAACATTTTTTGTCATTAATAGACAGTAGGACTAAAGGATACGAATATGAaggcaaaaataatatatttatatataaatacaaaggaTAAACGAATTTaatatgatttataattttaggCGATGTCGGCGATTTTAAAGGTTGCTGGCAGCCGGGAGTTGATTATTTTCGTCTTGATGGCTCATGTTCCGTCGAGAGTCGTGAAGCGatgtgcaaaaaatttaacgatGTTAACAATTTGCGTGGTCGTCTGTTTCTCATTTCAACACGAGCTGGTGGCTTAGGTATAAACTTGGTT contains the following coding sequences:
- the LOC105229539 gene encoding mediator of RNA polymerase II transcription subunit 28 translates to MSSSNNDNGNLMDEFEEAFQACLLSLTKPEPNTGTNKDEIELEVQKTTNRFIDVARQMEAFFLQKRFLVSTLKPDMLIKDENQDLRNEIARKEQLLNKHYSRLEEWKACLSDIQANQGAHNRPIGGIGGAVAAIGDSSSAGTTGIPGITGPGSLNISQVSNRSGSVGMLGNVPAYGVPRRF
- the LOC105229538 gene encoding uncharacterized protein LOC105229538; this encodes MAQLINQDMSNTMSDSEMSASGGALEDSDTNSSSGSSISSSTSNSDVNDLQLDTLELAKIRNELLRLPRGLCESMKIFHEFFSVDTWNNIPEAIRASLEKHLPDFTKILTPPEISVEMQRTLSMLFNGGLTRFGHSPLFDLQQELESGNFRPDVVRLRQSIAKSRRREQRFQRCERLSQLAKELFLSRERLLQIAYKSAPSSKLRTERATKREQNIFHADTKLCTVRCRKRFRKELDNITDQLGIKPNELSADEADVSSVETVTEESHLNLKSEISSVLKLPASGTDRLIFSTLFKRRKNFADEDVIRTDQNTQQSRLSNRNFRSYIREHKRRKITEPTLPDFETSDIRLRDVCARAQMGGNFKQFFGVGKIIGRKTKPKPVSYTDPPALVPITASDQYSDTYGKNENEVKLDILSIEGGSKNVKEQQVEHFQQRLSEHSNGTLQHPFLPEDGAPFNILDGEVELQQEEVETYGNCDEALPSFVISNEVVLPTIEQTEVPPQKLLQTPHKVDGSNVDLQGKYPLVENSCQSTLAEQNIPKLESIFAKVNKTPLKEKARSNSQLNYNASNISSATGALVTPIRRQTQPLVSPTKSLVPTTLESSELIQETHACFFSLIRDLFCATPHHRMPYNELRMRIDIWSRNPITALNDWYAQSDNWSALLTSAINFLAGDFSDQPDEYVPYLEFKSQQNIFQWIGAGRDSDTRLSKLCLYWLQRREISDRMPSAACQVITDDGKESSNNIKTNNNTYNSNEIDDAPVSFDGGISPPPPPRCPTTWTVCAATPEEIVEFQRQERERFEQPHRAYTYHMHGYESVVGPVKGIYTQMYALTKARGHSMMVGNRPNFVTILTLVRDATARLPNGEGTRADIAELLKSSQYINLKEGENVLQTTVSGALDRMHTEHDPCVRYDPKRKIWIYLHRNRNEDDFERIHQQSQGVGKSKKVAHRKSKAKVALTKATSEINDPNSVLITCEDEVNVGTVSTANTTTKISAAFSMPALVPANPIIVSSQSAIEQQKIPLVITKPSGNRSLPVPPLKYNIPHQQQKSLLKTAVQSQSQRHQEHRQINNTTGIDTQIPQHQRIQQRMTILTKNATINEVVSEESKVNKQLNLTMSPIKSNLPTITTGNVNSTPIIVATPSGIQTVHVSSATVVTPSTGTSVSIASQKSPSLSATFSGKKVALNKPIIINQVKGQSTLSGTSQPKSSSHQVLKQQNIVYAQQQQKPTQGFIIPISMSNSISNATDVEVQNIITKETNVRTLPLSSISTGGSTTIYMDNTKLVSNVGSLSPEQVQQNKSHGKNIIRIVPSISGSGVKSILQSAPAGSVVTSRKPPVHVIGHRVVTGGSGMGTMRAQTQQSKSFGNISLMSSNSGTQTFGVSSVVSAAGGSTLIKMSPHTFATLQHKQNQQIVVKKSSPSTPVTSQQHRVIDKSTLLKNCTVVAQSGGLTTQTIGKKVFMHQTSNVGVVHKSVVKDAASVGSQTSSTPVAEKVHTINTTNLTSQQQRALLQNLKQQQNIQLKSVQVVPSDSSNPQAQSQINQIVSRAQTLAVVPSVANSDSAVGQQASNKSLAVMLPQAQSLPRVLKVSSTNSQSQQQQQAMAIAGNDTPVGTTASGTRILTTSTGQIISLESLLQKQSSNVSLKTNHSSGVGAIVKNVHSASVSHQQQPHLLTSTGNTTSYTVVSQARNVNTHRPTTSQTSDSVSTTKTTLVSGGTGRIFMSTGGQLTTPQITKVLGKAGVTTNSSTTATTGGSIRVIKSTSNIGGVSNSFNVTSLQGKQVVFAAKPSTTIAKNVGSSAQLQQLHSGGVVIGGQTLKLQRNLQQQNKIVNLTSTNTSSNSGVVPTQQGSQMQTVIMGNQILRVQQMQTAVKTVGSSGTAIQQRIASLPVGNLITGSSPLSNGSETSNNATAINLPKTVMLGSGGQTIRLQQSQQSVPMTHHMQPVSTQSQTQLVTVKNSSQQGVKTSNPGRVVLAVQGGGQIFLSPNFQGNTLNLKTLQNMKVVSLSSHSATSASNSNQSEDKSSATSQNCGNSNS